From Halomicrobium salinisoli, the proteins below share one genomic window:
- a CDS encoding aminopeptidase has protein sequence MDQRIREHAETLVDWSARVEAGDDVVVHVDEGAHDLAVAVAEQLGDRGANLLSTYGSDEITRAYLRAHDGDFGEDPAYERELYERADSVLILKGSNNTAGTSDVPSERRQAYNRSRQAIREARLDTDWVSTQHPTRAMAQQAGMSYEAYRDFVYDATLRDWESLSEEMGRLKDVLDAGSEVRIEGEGTDLTMSIEGRTAVNSAASVAYDSHNLPSGEVFTAPEATEGEVTFDVPMTVHGTRVRDVRLTFEDGEVVDFEAGQGEGTIAEVLETDDGARRLGELGVGANRGVDRITDNILFDEKMGGTVHLALGRAYDACLPEGESGNDSAVHVDLITDLREAGRLLVDGETVLEAGAFAWE, from the coding sequence ATGGACCAGCGCATCCGGGAGCACGCCGAGACGCTCGTCGACTGGAGCGCCCGCGTCGAGGCCGGCGACGACGTCGTCGTCCACGTCGACGAGGGCGCCCACGACCTCGCGGTGGCCGTCGCCGAGCAACTGGGCGACCGGGGGGCGAACCTGCTGTCGACATACGGTTCCGACGAGATAACGCGCGCGTACCTCCGTGCCCACGACGGCGACTTCGGCGAGGATCCCGCCTACGAGCGCGAACTGTACGAGCGGGCGGACAGCGTCCTGATCCTGAAGGGCTCGAACAACACCGCCGGGACCAGCGACGTGCCGAGCGAGCGACGGCAGGCGTACAATCGGTCGCGGCAGGCCATCCGCGAGGCGCGGCTGGACACGGACTGGGTGTCGACCCAGCACCCCACCCGAGCGATGGCCCAGCAGGCCGGGATGAGCTACGAGGCCTACCGCGACTTCGTCTACGACGCCACGCTCCGGGACTGGGAATCGCTGTCCGAGGAGATGGGGCGGCTCAAGGACGTCCTCGACGCCGGCAGCGAGGTCCGCATCGAGGGCGAGGGGACCGACCTGACGATGTCGATCGAGGGACGAACGGCCGTCAACAGCGCCGCGAGCGTGGCCTACGACTCCCACAACCTCCCCTCCGGCGAGGTGTTCACCGCGCCCGAGGCCACCGAGGGCGAGGTGACCTTCGACGTGCCGATGACCGTCCACGGCACGCGGGTCCGGGACGTCCGCCTGACCTTCGAGGACGGGGAGGTCGTCGACTTCGAGGCCGGACAGGGCGAGGGGACCATCGCGGAAGTACTGGAGACGGACGACGGCGCCCGCCGCCTGGGCGAACTCGGCGTCGGCGCGAACCGCGGCGTCGACCGGATCACCGACAACATCCTCTTCGACGAGAAGATGGGCGGCACCGTCCACCTCGCGCTGGGCCGGGCCTACGACGCCTGCCTGCCCGAGGGCGAGTCCGGCAACGACAGCGCCGTCCACGTCGACCTGATCACCGACCTCCGCGAGGCGGGCCGTCTGCTCGTCGACGGCGAGACGGTGCTCGAGGCCGGAGCCTTCGCCTGGGAGTAG